The Granulicella sp. 5B5 nucleotide sequence CAGAAGAGGCCTTTACCACGCACATCGCCAACGGATTTGTGCTTCGCCTTGAGCGCCTGCAACTTCTCTGCTACGAACGGCTCTAGTGAGCGCGCGCGTTCGACGAGGTTGAGCCGCTTCATCTCGTTGATTGTTGCGACCGCTGGTCCGAGTGTCATTGGGTGCGCCTCATACGTGTGGCCATGCGCGAAGTAGTGGTCCTGGAAGAAGTCACCGATCTTCTCGCTCGTGGCACACAAACCAAGCGGCACATAGGCGCTGGTGATGCCCTTGGCGGTGGTGAGGATGTCGGGTGTGACGCCCCATAGGTCCATCGCAAACCACTCACCCGCGCGACCCCAACCGCTCATCACCTCGTCGGCGATAAGCAGCACGCCGGTCTCGTCGCACACATTGCGCAGCTTCGGCATGTACTCTGCCGGCGGTACGATCACGCCGTTGGTGCCGACGATCGGTTCAACGAGCACTGCCGCCACATCGCTCTCGTTGCGGATCATGTGTTCGAGGTAGTCCACGCACGCGATACCGCACTGCGGGTAGGTGTGCTTGATCGGACACTTGTAGCAGTGCACCTCCGGCCCAAAGATGATGCCAGGCCCTTTGCCGCGCGGCTCCATCGCCCAGCGCCGCGGGTCGCCGGTCGCGGCGATGCTGCCGGCGGTCGAGCCGTGGTAGCTGCGATAGCGCGCAATCACCTTCGTCTTGCCTGTATACATGCGTGCGATCTTGAAGGCCGCTTCGTTTGCGTCGGTTCCACTGGTGGTGAAGAAGAACTTGTTCAGGCCCTTTGGAAGGACCTCCAGCAGCAGCTTGGAGAGCTCTGCACGCGTGGTCGTCGCATAACCGGGCATCGCATACGCCAGCTCTTCAGCTTGCTTCGCAATCGATGCGACCACTGCCGCGTTCTTGTGGCCGAGGTTCATGCACATCAGTTGCGAGGAGAAGTCGAGATACTTCTTGCCGTTTGCATCGGTAATGTAGCAGCCCTCCGCATCGACGATGTGCAGCGGGTTCCAGCCCTTTTGAAAACGCCATGTGCCATAGTTCGTGTCGCGTATGATCTGGACGACCTGTTCGCTGGTAAGAGTGGGGGCGGTGATTTCGTTACTCATCACTTATCTTTCTCCTGCGTAGGGGTGCAGGTGTGTTGCGGTCTCAAGCGAGAGGTGGTGGCGGAGCATCAGCAGGTAATAGATGGCCCCGGAAAGGAAGAAGCCAACGAACCATGCGTAGTCGTAAAGCGTGGCGAGCAGAGGCACCAACGGGTGTCCCCATATGAGGAGCCCCTGCCCGATATGCGCGGCCGTCATCAGCTTCCCCGTCAACGCGAGGAGCACACCGCAGACGAGGGCGATGACGGCGGCAGGATTGACGCCTCGTGTGTACTCATAGATGCCGCCTCGGCGGTACAGCGAGTAGATGTCGAGCCGCGTGTTGCGAATGAGAAAGTAGTCGCAGACCATGATGCCCGCCACAGGACCGAGCAGACCGGAGTAGCCGACGAGCCAGCCGGAGACGTAGTTACCGAACGTGGACATCCAGTACCACGGGCACATCAGCAGGCCGAGAAAACCGGTGATGAGGCCTGCACTGCGGAAACTGATGAGATGCGGTGCGAGGTTCGAGATGTCATTGGACGGCGAGACTACGTTGGCCGCGATGTTCACGTTGAGCGTGGATACCAGCAGTGCGACAAGCCCAAGGAAGGCCACGACAGGGTTATGAAACTGGCCGAGCAGTTCAACGGGGTTCCAGATGGCGTGACCGAAGACAACGGCCGAGGCCGAGGTCACGGCGATGCCGAGCGACGCGTAGAAGACCATTCCGATTGGAAGGCCGAGGGCCTGGCCAACAAGTTGCGACTCCTGGTTCTTCGCATAGCGCGTGAAGTCCGGAATGTTAAGCGAGAGCGTGGCCCAGTAGCCGACCATCGCTGTAAGCGACGGCACGAAGAACTTGAGGAAACTTCCAGTGGAGTGGAACTGGCTGGGTGCGGAGAAGACAGGGCCGAGGCCTCCAGCACGATGGAGCATGTAGACCAGCAGGGCGAGGCTCATGATAAGCATGAACGGCGCGGCGAAGCTCTGCAGAAAGCGGATGGACTCTACCCCGCGCCACACAACTGCCATGTTCAACAACCAAAAGCTGAGGAAGCAGAGCCATGTAACGACAGGCATATGCGCCGTGTGGGGCCACAGCACAGCAATCATCGCCGCGATGGCCTGGCCGCCGATCCAGCTTTGAATCCCGAACCAGCCACATGCAACAATCGCACGCAGGATGGCGGGAATGTTTGCGCCGACCGGCCCGAACGACGCACGCACGAAGACCGGGAACGGAATGCCATACTTCGCGCCGGCATGCGCATTCAACAGCATCGGCACCAGCACAATCAAGTTGCCGAGCAAAATGGTGAAGATGGCCTGCTTCCAGCTCATGCCGCCAGCGATGAGGCTCGCGGCGAGCATGTAGGTCGTCACCTCCATACACATCGAAAACCACAACGCGAAGTAGTTGTACATGGACCACGTGCGCTGCGCGGGCATCGTGGGCGCGAGATCGTCGTTATAGAGCCGCTCGTCGGGCGCGAGCGGGCCTGCGAGAATATCGCTGTCCATCACCACCCTGGGCTCAGGTGTGATCAAGCGAAGCCTCCTGCGTTGGTCTCACGGCGGACAAAACGTCCGCGTCCTGTCGCGCCAAGAAACTCTCCCGGTCGCGTCGTGTTATCGACGACAAGCTCGCCGCGCAAGAACACTTTCGCAGCGTTGCCCTTCACCGTCCAGCCTTCAAACATGTTGTAGTCGGTGGCCATGCGCTGTGTCGCAGCAGAGATGGTGTACTCGGCATTCGGGTCCCATAGAAGGACGTCGGCATCGAGGCCCGGAGTGATGCTTCCCTTCTGCTTTTCCATACCGAAGATGCGCGCAGGCGCCGTTGCCGCAAGCTCAACGAACTTCTCCGGCGTGATGCGGCCAGCGTTCACGCCGAAATGCCACAGGATCTGCAACCGGTTTTCGACGCCGGGACCACCATTGGGAATCTTGCGAAAGTCGTCTTTGCCCAGCGACTTTTGATCGGCGAAACGGAACGGGCAATGGTCCGTAGAGACCACAGACAGTGAACCGTCCGCGAGTGCCTGCCACAGTGGCTCCTGGTTCTTCTTCTCACGCAGCGGCGGCGTGAAGACAAACTTCGCCTCCTCCCAGCTCTTGCCCGGCATCTGGTCTTCGATGGAGAGCACGAGGTACTGCGTGCATGTCTCGGCAAGCGCCTTCGCACCGCGTCCTTGCATGAACTTGAGCGTCGCGAGTGCATCTTCATTCGAGAGATGCACGATATAGACGGCAGCGCCCGCCATATCTGCAAGCGCGATGGCACGGTGCGTTGCCTCGGCCTCAGCCTTCGGGCTTCGAGAGAGCGCATGGTAGTGCGGCGCGGTCTTGCCTTCCGCAATCATCTGCGAGACGACGATATCGATAGCGTTCCCGTTCTCCGCATGGATGCAGCACAGCGCCTTGAGTTCCGCGGCCTTCTGCATCACGCGGAACATGAGCCCGTCGTCGATCATCAATACGCCGGGATACGCCATGAAGAGCTTGAAGCTGGAGATACCTTCTGCGACCATCTCCTCCATCTCGCGGAGCC carries:
- a CDS encoding NCS1 family nucleobase:cation symporter-1: MITPEPRVVMDSDILAGPLAPDERLYNDDLAPTMPAQRTWSMYNYFALWFSMCMEVTTYMLAASLIAGGMSWKQAIFTILLGNLIVLVPMLLNAHAGAKYGIPFPVFVRASFGPVGANIPAILRAIVACGWFGIQSWIGGQAIAAMIAVLWPHTAHMPVVTWLCFLSFWLLNMAVVWRGVESIRFLQSFAAPFMLIMSLALLVYMLHRAGGLGPVFSAPSQFHSTGSFLKFFVPSLTAMVGYWATLSLNIPDFTRYAKNQESQLVGQALGLPIGMVFYASLGIAVTSASAVVFGHAIWNPVELLGQFHNPVVAFLGLVALLVSTLNVNIAANVVSPSNDISNLAPHLISFRSAGLITGFLGLLMCPWYWMSTFGNYVSGWLVGYSGLLGPVAGIMVCDYFLIRNTRLDIYSLYRRGGIYEYTRGVNPAAVIALVCGVLLALTGKLMTAAHIGQGLLIWGHPLVPLLATLYDYAWFVGFFLSGAIYYLLMLRHHLSLETATHLHPYAGER
- the hydA gene encoding dihydropyrimidinase, which encodes MGTLIKNGTVVTATGSRRADVLLSGEIIANVGEELSIEGHEIVDATGLLVMPGGIDVHTHLDMPFGGTVSADDYTTGTQATAVGGTTMLIDFALQSQGHTMREAFDTWRAKSNGKACVDFSLHMAVTDLDPHHTGDTSHGLREMEEMVAEGISSFKLFMAYPGVLMIDDGLMFRVMQKAAELKALCCIHAENGNAIDIVVSQMIAEGKTAPHYHALSRSPKAEAEATHRAIALADMAGAAVYIVHLSNEDALATLKFMQGRGAKALAETCTQYLVLSIEDQMPGKSWEEAKFVFTPPLREKKNQEPLWQALADGSLSVVSTDHCPFRFADQKSLGKDDFRKIPNGGPGVENRLQILWHFGVNAGRITPEKFVELAATAPARIFGMEKQKGSITPGLDADVLLWDPNAEYTISAATQRMATDYNMFEGWTVKGNAAKVFLRGELVVDNTTRPGEFLGATGRGRFVRRETNAGGFA
- a CDS encoding aminotransferase class III-fold pyridoxal phosphate-dependent enzyme; protein product: MSNEITAPTLTSEQVVQIIRDTNYGTWRFQKGWNPLHIVDAEGCYITDANGKKYLDFSSQLMCMNLGHKNAAVVASIAKQAEELAYAMPGYATTTRAELSKLLLEVLPKGLNKFFFTTSGTDANEAAFKIARMYTGKTKVIARYRSYHGSTAGSIAATGDPRRWAMEPRGKGPGIIFGPEVHCYKCPIKHTYPQCGIACVDYLEHMIRNESDVAAVLVEPIVGTNGVIVPPAEYMPKLRNVCDETGVLLIADEVMSGWGRAGEWFAMDLWGVTPDILTTAKGITSAYVPLGLCATSEKIGDFFQDHYFAHGHTYEAHPMTLGPAVATINEMKRLNLVERARSLEPFVAEKLQALKAKHKSVGDVRGKGLFWAVDLVKNRETKEPFNTYSDKISGKPLLVDQIAGKMLAEGVIMQAWVSHFVIAPPLIIEKEEIERGIDTLDRYLHIADEQAS